AGGATCAAAAGCAGGGTAAAGCCGGGTGTCAGGGGAGGTGAAGTCAATTTTCGTGAGCTTGAGCCATTGGTCGGTAAAGCTGCGGATGAAGCGCTCTGCCTTGGGATCTGCGAGCATGCGCTCCACCTGCTGCGCGAGCACATCCGGCTGCTGTAGGCTGCCATCGGTGGCCAGTTTCAGCAGGGCCTTGTCGGGCTGGCTGAGCCAGAAAGTGTAGCTGAGACGGGCTGCGAGGGCGTGGGACTCCAGCTCACCAGGGGCCTCGATGAAGGTGAGGAAGCGTGGTGAGCACAGAATGGTGCGGTAGGCGACTAACAAAGAGTCTGTTAAGGATCCACCAGCGGCCAGGGCTTGACGCCCCATGTCCAGATACGGGGCCAGTTGCTCATCTGTCACCGGACGGCGGAAGGCGCGGCGGGCAAAGCGAGCGACCAGTTTGTCCAGCGCGGTGGCGGGGTCGGCCTTTTTCAGATTCGTCTCGCCGAACAAATGGCGGTGCACGCTGGCGCGATCCGCCACGGGATAGATGCGCTGCATCTCGATGCCACGATGGGCGATGCCGGAGAAACCATCGCCTGCGAGGTCGCGTCCTTTGAAGGAGACATTGCCGCCCTGGGCCCCGGTGGGGGCGCGGCGCAAAGTGGCATCGTTCGGCTTCAGTTCCAGCATGTGGCCTTTGTGCATCCAGGCTTCATAGACGAGGTCGCGCGGTTCTGGCGTGGCCTCGATGAGGCCGATCATGTACAGCATGGGAACGTTTGAGACGCAGGCACCCGAGCGCAGCGTTCCCCAGACGGCCCCGCCAGGGCCGGGATTGATGGACTCCACCCCACGCACCGTGATGCGATACCAGCCATCGTCTGGAACGGCAGTGGCGGTCATCTTGCCAAAGAACTGGAGCGTGATGGGCCAGGAGAGACTGCGTCCATCGCGGGATTCCGGGCCACGATAGTTGCCACGGGTGACTTCCGCCAGTTGATCGGGGGTGAAGGACTTGCTGAATTTGGCATCGCCTTTCAGCACGCGCTCAAAGGCTTCGGCCAGGGCTAGGTCTGCCACATCCAGGTAACGGGCGAGCTGGTGGTGGGAAAGCTGCTGGCCGTCCGCCACGGTGGCAAAGCCGTGCGATTCAGGATCCTCCGGCAGCAGATCTTTGAGTGGGATATCAATGCCCAGGAGATCATGAATCGTATGTTCATACTCCACACGGGTGAGCCTGCGGCTGCGCACCCGGCCTAGCCTGGCGGTCTCTTCTTGATCTGCGCGAGTGAGATCGCCTTGCAGCTTGGACAGGAAGGTTTTCACCGCAGCCGCTTCTGGGCGATCGCTTTTTTTGGGCGGCATTTCGCCTTCATGCACCCGGTCAAACACTCGCACCCAACGGCGCAGGCTCTCTGGATTCTTCAGGTCAAAACTCACCGCCTGGAGATTCAGGCCACCCTTTTGCACATCGTCGTCATGGCACTCCACGCAGTGCTGATCCAGAAACGCAGACACAGGGGCTGGTGGCGGAGTAGGGGCTGCATGGAGCGAACTCAGCAGTAGAGCCGAGGTGAGCAGAACGGAAAAGCGGGGGGGCATTTTAAGGGGAACGCAGGAAACGGGGGCAGTTATCAGCGGCTTGCGTGCCACCAGTTCATCCGGTGGATGATGGCGCAGAATGCTGGCTTCGGCAAAAAATCCTGTCGCAGGTGAGGACTCCGAAACGTTCTTGAACGGAAGCCGCGACTTTTACCAATCCATGAAAACTCTCCTGACTCTCCTCTCCATGATCTCCCTCTCCGTCTCCGCTGCCGATCTTCAGGCCATCCCGCTGAAAACGATCGATGGCAAAGATGCCTCCTTGAAAGACTACGCGGGCAAGGTGCTGCTGATCGTGAACGTGGCCTCCGAATGCGGCTACACCAGCCAGTATGCTGGCCTGCAGGCACTGCATGAAAAGTATGCGAAGGATGGGTTCTCCGTGCTCGGCTTTCCCTGCAATGACTTTGGTGGTCAGGAGCCAGGCTCAGAGGCCGACATCAAGACCTTTTGCAGCAGCCGCTACAAGGTCAGCTTTCCCATGTTTTCCAAGGTCTCCATCACCGGGGAAAACAAACACCCACTGTTTGCTGAGCTGACCTCCACCAAACCAGTGCAGTGGAACTTTGAAAAGTTTCTGTTGGGCAAGGATGGTCAAGTGATCGCTCGCTATGGTTCGGATGCCGAACCTGAAGGTGGGGACATCGAGGCGGCTGTAAAAACGGCCTTGGTAAAATAGGCTTATAAAATAAAACTTTTAACCTTTTCTGAATCCGTCTGTGTTTTCGCAACGCAAATGCTTGTGTGAACACTCAATCTTTGACATGGATGAACCCATCCGCCTCTCGGGGCGGAAAATGGGTGTTTCCTGTCACGGTCGCGAGACGCCCCCAAGCTGTTCCAGTCTCCCTCATGCCTTCCTCTGAAATCAGCGATGAATCTCTGCTCCAGCGCGCCGGTGCTGGAGACATGCGCGCCTTTGAGGTGCTGTATGATCGTTATTCACCTCGATTGTTAGGCCTCCTGCGCCAGATGCTGGGGGATGAGCGCGAGGCGGAGGACGTGTTGCAGGAAGGGTTTCTCTACCTTTGGGACCACGCCCGTGACTATGATGTGGGCCGCAGCCGCGCCTTCACCTGGACCGTGATGATTTTCCGCCACAAGGCCATTGATCGGATGCGGGCGTTAGGACGGCGCCAGCGCCTGAATGAAACCGCAGCCATCGAGCACGCCACCCTGGGGGTCTCTGGCAATAGTGCAGACGAAACCATGCAGATGAAAGAACGCCAAAAGCAGGTGCACGCTGCCCTGCTGGCCCTGCCCGGCGAGCAGAGAAAACTGATCGAGTTCGCCTTTTTAAAGGGACTCACTCACCAAGCCATTGCCGAAGACATGCACCTGCCCCTGGGCACCGTGAAAACGCATATCCGGCGCGGCCTGCTGAAACTGCGAGACCTCATGAAAGGAGGGCGCGCGTGATGGACGAGCAACAAGAAGAACTGGCAGCGCTGAACGCACTGCATGCCCTGGATGATTCCGAGCGAAGCGCGCTGGAAATTTCGCGCAGTCGTGACGCTGAGCTGGACGATCTGGCCGCTGAGCTTGAACTGACGGCGGCGGAACTCGCCTCCCTGGTGCCTGCGGTCACTCCGCCACCAGCCCTGAAAGCCTCCATCATGGCTCAAGTGCGCGAGCGCGCCTCTGCCAAGAAATTGAAAAGCCCGGCGACTTCTTCACGTGCACAGCCCATCGCCTGGGGCATGGCTGCAGTGTTGGCGGCTGGTTGTTTCTGGCTCTGGAACGAACGCAGCCAACTGGCGCAGCAAGTGGCCGCGATGGCAGAAGTAGAAGCGGAAGCACGCAACCAGCTCATCCGGGTGCGCGATGAACGCGATGCTCTGGACGAGAAAAACGCGAAAGCCGCCCAGGAGATGGGGCAGCTTGCCGCCCAACTCGAAGGCATGCGTGAGCGCAGCCAGATCACTCAGCAGCAGTTGGTGACTCTCACTCAGGAGATCTCCGAGCTGCGGAAAAAGGATGCCTTTGCCCAGGTGCAAATCGCGACGCTGCAAAGTACTGTGGCCGCCTACAAAGAGGGCGTGGCTGTGGTGGTCTGGGACAGTGAGAAACACCAAGGACTGCTGAAACTGGAAAAGATGCCGCCTGTGGAATCTGGCAAGGACTACCA
The Prosthecobacter algae genome window above contains:
- a CDS encoding glutathione peroxidase, which codes for MKTLLTLLSMISLSVSAADLQAIPLKTIDGKDASLKDYAGKVLLIVNVASECGYTSQYAGLQALHEKYAKDGFSVLGFPCNDFGGQEPGSEADIKTFCSSRYKVSFPMFSKVSITGENKHPLFAELTSTKPVQWNFEKFLLGKDGQVIARYGSDAEPEGGDIEAAVKTALVK
- a CDS encoding RNA polymerase sigma factor; the protein is MPSSEISDESLLQRAGAGDMRAFEVLYDRYSPRLLGLLRQMLGDEREAEDVLQEGFLYLWDHARDYDVGRSRAFTWTVMIFRHKAIDRMRALGRRQRLNETAAIEHATLGVSGNSADETMQMKERQKQVHAALLALPGEQRKLIEFAFLKGLTHQAIAEDMHLPLGTVKTHIRRGLLKLRDLMKGGRA
- a CDS encoding anti-sigma factor domain-containing protein; this encodes MDEQQEELAALNALHALDDSERSALEISRSRDAELDDLAAELELTAAELASLVPAVTPPPALKASIMAQVRERASAKKLKSPATSSRAQPIAWGMAAVLAAGCFWLWNERSQLAQQVAAMAEVEAEARNQLIRVRDERDALDEKNAKAAQEMGQLAAQLEGMRERSQITQQQLVTLTQEISELRKKDAFAQVQIATLQSTVAAYKEGVAVVVWDSEKHQGLLKLEKMPPVESGKDYQLWVVDPKNPTPVNAGVVQVDAQGFAKVEFKPVDDVSSAAKFALSVEREGGVLKNEGPIILIGP
- a CDS encoding DUF1592 domain-containing protein; translation: MPPRFSVLLTSALLLSSLHAAPTPPPAPVSAFLDQHCVECHDDDVQKGGLNLQAVSFDLKNPESLRRWVRVFDRVHEGEMPPKKSDRPEAAAVKTFLSKLQGDLTRADQEETARLGRVRSRRLTRVEYEHTIHDLLGIDIPLKDLLPEDPESHGFATVADGQQLSHHQLARYLDVADLALAEAFERVLKGDAKFSKSFTPDQLAEVTRGNYRGPESRDGRSLSWPITLQFFGKMTATAVPDDGWYRITVRGVESINPGPGGAVWGTLRSGACVSNVPMLYMIGLIEATPEPRDLVYEAWMHKGHMLELKPNDATLRRAPTGAQGGNVSFKGRDLAGDGFSGIAHRGIEMQRIYPVADRASVHRHLFGETNLKKADPATALDKLVARFARRAFRRPVTDEQLAPYLDMGRQALAAGGSLTDSLLVAYRTILCSPRFLTFIEAPGELESHALAARLSYTFWLSQPDKALLKLATDGSLQQPDVLAQQVERMLADPKAERFIRSFTDQWLKLTKIDFTSPDTRLYPAFDPVVQESMLHETRAYVTELLQKDLAVTHLVDSDFTFLNGRLARHYQAAAEVTPGQGLQKISLTNPKDVIRGGLLTQGSILKVTADGTTTSPVIRGVFVNERLLGQHIPPPPPDIPAIEPDIRGATSIRDQLEKHRSNESCNSCHATIDPPGFVLENFDPVGVWRERYGLRGKGVPIVASGTTPKGDPFADLQSWKQIYLHKPEQLAVGFVGQFLTYATGAPIRFGDREAVEAIVTQAKGKNFGLRSLILEAVKSPVFTHK